A genomic region of Mycobacterium senriense contains the following coding sequences:
- a CDS encoding acyltransferase family protein: MVVSDDQRVGGVRSFLPAVEGMRACAAMGVVVTHVAFQTGHSSGATGRLFGRFDLAVAVFFALSGFLLWRGHAAAARDLGPRPRTGHYLRSRVVRIMPAYVVAVVVILTLLPDADHASLTVWLANLTLTQIYVPLTLTGGLTQMWSLSVEVSFYLALPILALLARRLPVRARVPAIAALGALSWAWGWVPLGGESGINPLNWPPAFFSWFAAGMLLAEWVHSPIGLPHRWARRRIVMAAVAVVAYLLAASPLAGPEGLIPGTATQFAVKTAAGSVVAFALVAPLVLDRVDTPHRILGTTAMVTLGRWSYGLFVWHLAALAMVFPVLGTFPFTGRMPTVLVLTLIFGFAIAAVSYALVESPCREALRRWEKRERPGEPAQAVDAEADAIAP, from the coding sequence GTGGTGGTGAGCGATGACCAGCGGGTGGGCGGGGTCCGCAGCTTCCTGCCGGCCGTGGAAGGCATGCGCGCCTGCGCGGCCATGGGCGTGGTGGTCACGCACGTCGCGTTCCAGACCGGGCACTCCAGCGGCGCAACCGGCAGGCTGTTCGGCCGCTTCGACCTGGCCGTGGCGGTGTTCTTCGCGTTGTCGGGTTTTCTGCTGTGGCGCGGACATGCCGCGGCGGCAAGGGATCTGGGACCGCGCCCGCGCACCGGCCACTACCTGCGGTCGCGGGTGGTCCGCATCATGCCCGCCTATGTGGTTGCCGTCGTCGTGATCCTGACCCTGTTGCCCGACGCCGACCACGCCAGCCTGACGGTGTGGCTGGCCAACCTGACGCTCACCCAGATTTACGTGCCGCTGACGCTGACCGGCGGGCTGACCCAGATGTGGAGCCTGTCCGTCGAGGTCAGCTTCTACCTGGCGCTGCCGATCCTCGCGCTGCTGGCCCGCCGCCTGCCGGTGCGGGCCCGGGTGCCCGCGATCGCGGCGTTGGGGGCGCTCAGCTGGGCGTGGGGCTGGGTGCCGCTGGGCGGTGAGTCCGGAATCAACCCGCTGAACTGGCCGCCGGCGTTCTTCTCCTGGTTCGCCGCGGGCATGCTGCTGGCCGAATGGGTGCACAGCCCGATCGGCCTACCGCATCGGTGGGCGCGGCGGCGCATCGTGATGGCCGCCGTCGCGGTGGTCGCCTATCTTTTGGCGGCCTCCCCGTTGGCCGGTCCGGAGGGCCTGATTCCCGGCACGGCCACCCAGTTCGCGGTGAAGACGGCAGCGGGTTCCGTGGTTGCCTTCGCGCTGGTGGCGCCGCTGGTGCTGGATCGGGTGGACACGCCGCACCGCATCCTGGGGACCACCGCGATGGTGACCCTGGGGCGCTGGTCCTACGGGCTGTTCGTGTGGCACCTGGCGGCGCTGGCCATGGTGTTCCCGGTGCTCGGGACCTTCCCGTTCACCGGCCGCATGCCCACGGTGTTGGTGTTGACGTTGATCTTCGGCTTCGCGATCGCCGCGGTCAGCTATGCGCTGGTCGAATCGCCGTGCCGAGAAGCGTTGCGCCGCTGGGAGAAACGCGAGAGGCCGGGCGAACCGGCGCAGGCCGTCGACGCCGAGGCGGACGCGATCGCGCCGTGA
- a CDS encoding DUF3068 domain-containing protein: MNRAVMLRFAACGIIGLGAALLIAALLLTTYTTSRITKVPLDIDATLIGDGTGTTLDSASLSTDHVVVNQNVPLVSQQQISVESPANADVVTLQVGSSLRRTDKQKDSGLLLAIVDTVTLNRKTALAVSDDTHAGGSVQKPRAVNDENPPTAMPLRHDGLSYRFPFHTEKKTYPYFDPIAQKAFDVNYDTQEDVNGLTTYKFTQNVGFNADGKLVAPVAYPSLLAGNEDAKQTTSASMWGIQGGDPNEQITMTRYYAAQRTFWVDPVSGTIVKQTEHADHYFARDPLKPELTLADYKVTSNEDTVESQINAARDERDRLALWSRVLPITFTAVGLIALIGGGLLASFSLRSESALTDPGLDRGDQDFFGRSGLEEPVPGAEAETEKLPTQRPEAREEAGPSGSGPPGPDEPTEAGPAEPNPHGQHDRE, translated from the coding sequence GTGAACCGAGCAGTCATGTTGAGGTTCGCCGCATGCGGGATCATCGGACTCGGAGCTGCCCTGCTTATCGCCGCGCTGCTTTTGACGACGTACACCACCAGCAGGATCACCAAGGTCCCCCTGGACATCGACGCCACCTTGATCGGTGACGGCACCGGCACCACACTCGACTCCGCGTCCTTGTCGACCGACCACGTCGTCGTCAACCAGAACGTGCCGCTGGTCTCCCAGCAGCAGATCAGCGTCGAGTCGCCCGCCAACGCCGACGTGGTCACGCTCCAGGTCGGAAGTTCGTTGCGGCGCACCGACAAGCAGAAGGACAGCGGGCTGCTGCTGGCGATCGTCGACACCGTCACGCTCAACCGCAAGACCGCGCTGGCCGTCTCCGACGACACCCACGCCGGCGGCTCGGTCCAGAAGCCGCGCGCGGTCAACGACGAGAACCCGCCCACCGCGATGCCGCTGCGCCACGACGGGCTGTCCTACCGGTTCCCGTTCCACACAGAGAAGAAGACCTACCCCTACTTCGATCCGATCGCGCAGAAGGCGTTCGACGTCAACTACGACACACAGGAAGACGTCAACGGGCTGACCACGTACAAGTTCACCCAGAACGTCGGCTTCAACGCCGACGGCAAGCTGGTGGCGCCGGTGGCCTACCCGTCGCTGCTGGCCGGCAACGAGGACGCCAAGCAGACCACGTCGGCGTCGATGTGGGGCATCCAGGGCGGCGACCCGAACGAGCAGATCACCATGACCCGCTACTACGCGGCGCAGCGCACGTTCTGGGTGGACCCGGTGTCGGGCACCATCGTCAAGCAGACCGAGCACGCCGACCACTACTTCGCCCGTGACCCGCTCAAGCCGGAGCTCACGCTGGCGGACTACAAGGTCACCTCGAACGAAGACACCGTCGAGTCCCAGATCAACGCGGCCCGCGACGAGCGCGACCGGCTGGCGCTCTGGTCGCGGGTGCTGCCGATCACGTTCACCGCGGTCGGCCTGATCGCGCTGATCGGCGGTGGGCTGCTCGCCTCGTTCAGCCTGCGCAGCGAGAGCGCGCTGACCGACCCCGGTCTGGACCGCGGCGACCAGGACTTCTTCGGCCGCAGCGGACTCGAGGAGCCGGTGCCCGGCGCCGAAGCCGAGACCGAGAAGCTGCCGACCCAGCGTCCCGAGGCGCGTGAGGAGGCCGGTCCGTCCGGCTCCGGCCCACCCGGCCCGGACGAGCCCACCGAGGCGGGGCCGGCCGAGCCCAATCCGCACGGCCAGCACGACCGGGAATAG
- a CDS encoding glycosyltransferase family 4 protein, whose protein sequence is MSSLRSVLLLCWRDIGHPQGGGSEAYLQRIGAQLAASGIAVTLRTARYPGAARREVVDGVRITRAGGRYTVYVFALLAMAAARLGVGPLRKVRPDVVIDTQNGLPFLARLIYGRRVVVLVHHCHREQWPVAGPVLGRLGWFVESTLSPRVNRHNQYVTVSLPSARDLVTLGVDGAHIAVVRNGLDRAPAQSLSGPRSAAPRVVVLSRLVPHKQIEDALEAVARLLPRTPDLHLDIVGDGWWRERLVEQVQRLGISPAVTFHGHVDDVTKHHVLQGAWVHLLPSRKEGWGLAVVEAAQHRVPTIGYRSSGGLSDSIVDEVTGILVDSHAELVDRLEELLADPVLREQLGAKAHTRSGEFSWTQSADAMCGVLEAVQDGRTVSGLVTGRG, encoded by the coding sequence ATGTCTTCCTTGCGCTCCGTGCTGCTGCTGTGCTGGCGCGATATCGGGCACCCGCAGGGCGGCGGCAGCGAAGCCTATTTGCAGCGCATCGGCGCGCAGCTGGCCGCATCGGGAATCGCCGTGACGCTGCGCACCGCCCGCTATCCCGGCGCGGCGCGCCGCGAGGTCGTCGACGGCGTGCGGATCACCCGGGCCGGGGGCCGCTACACGGTGTACGTCTTCGCGCTGCTGGCGATGGCCGCGGCCCGGCTCGGGGTCGGGCCGCTGCGAAAAGTGCGGCCCGACGTGGTCATCGACACGCAGAACGGCCTGCCATTCCTGGCCCGGCTGATCTACGGCCGTCGGGTGGTGGTGCTGGTGCATCACTGCCACCGCGAGCAGTGGCCGGTGGCCGGGCCGGTTCTCGGCCGGCTCGGCTGGTTCGTCGAGTCGACGCTGTCGCCGCGGGTGAACCGGCACAACCAGTACGTCACGGTATCGCTGCCGTCAGCGCGCGATCTGGTCACCCTGGGCGTCGACGGCGCCCACATCGCGGTGGTGCGCAACGGCCTCGACCGGGCGCCGGCGCAGTCGTTGTCGGGCCCGCGCTCGGCCGCGCCGCGGGTGGTGGTGCTGTCGCGGCTGGTACCGCACAAGCAGATCGAGGACGCCCTCGAGGCGGTCGCGCGGCTGCTGCCGCGGACACCGGATCTGCACCTGGACATCGTCGGTGACGGCTGGTGGCGCGAGCGGCTGGTCGAGCAGGTGCAACGGCTCGGCATCAGTCCGGCGGTGACGTTTCACGGTCACGTCGACGACGTGACCAAACACCATGTCCTGCAAGGGGCCTGGGTGCACCTGCTGCCGTCGCGCAAGGAGGGCTGGGGCCTGGCCGTCGTCGAGGCCGCCCAGCACCGGGTGCCCACCATCGGCTACCGGTCCTCGGGCGGCCTGTCGGACTCGATCGTCGACGAGGTGACCGGGATCCTGGTGGACAGCCACGCCGAGCTGGTGGATCGGCTCGAAGAACTGCTCGCCGATCCGGTGCTGCGCGAGCAACTCGGCGCCAAGGCGCACACCCGCAGCGGGGAATTCTCCTGGACGCAAAGCGCCGACGCGATGTGCGGCGTGCTGGAAGCGGTGCAAGACGGCCGCACGGTCAGCGGGTTAGTCACCGGGCGGGGCTGA
- a CDS encoding class I SAM-dependent methyltransferase, protein MAATEIFARRATLARSVRLLSEFRYEQPDPARFYGALAADTAAMVSDLWRATHGEPLSGRTLLDVGGGPGYFAAAFTDAGVHYVGVEPDPSEMHAAGPAVAGGAGTFVRASGMALPFADDCVDICLSSNVAEHVPRPWQLGAEMLRVTKPGGLAVLSYTVWLGPFGGHETGLTHYLGGARAAARYARKHGHPPKNHYGSSLFEVSAAAGLNWAENTGALVAAFPRYHPRWAWWLTGVPGLREFLVSNLVLVLQPQ, encoded by the coding sequence GTGGCGGCCACCGAGATCTTCGCGCGCCGGGCGACGCTGGCCCGCTCGGTGCGGCTGCTGTCGGAATTTCGCTACGAGCAGCCGGATCCGGCCCGCTTCTACGGCGCCCTGGCGGCCGACACCGCGGCCATGGTGAGCGACCTGTGGCGGGCCACCCACGGCGAGCCCCTTTCCGGCCGCACGCTTCTCGACGTCGGCGGGGGGCCGGGTTACTTCGCGGCGGCCTTCACCGATGCCGGCGTCCACTACGTCGGGGTCGAACCCGACCCCAGCGAGATGCACGCCGCCGGGCCGGCCGTTGCCGGCGGAGCCGGCACCTTCGTGCGCGCCTCGGGAATGGCGCTGCCGTTCGCCGACGACTGCGTGGACATCTGCCTGTCGTCCAACGTCGCCGAGCACGTCCCGCGACCCTGGCAACTCGGCGCCGAGATGCTGCGGGTGACCAAGCCGGGCGGGCTGGCCGTGCTGTCCTACACCGTCTGGCTGGGGCCGTTCGGCGGCCACGAGACGGGCCTGACCCACTACCTCGGCGGTGCCCGCGCCGCGGCCCGCTACGCCCGCAAGCATGGCCATCCGCCCAAAAACCACTACGGGTCGTCGTTGTTCGAGGTGTCGGCGGCCGCGGGCCTGAACTGGGCCGAGAACACTGGGGCGCTGGTGGCCGCATTTCCCCGCTACCACCCGCGATGGGCGTGGTGGCTGACCGGCGTACCGGGGCTGCGCGAGTTCCTGGTGAGCAATCTGGTGCTGGTCCTACAACCCCAATAG
- a CDS encoding aldehyde dehydrogenase, which translates to MGDIKTEYDKLFIGGKWTEPSTSEVIEVRCPATGEYFGKAPLAAAADVDAAVAAARAAFDNGPWPTTPPKERAAVIANAVKLMEERKELLSALLAGETGQPPTTIETMHWMGSMGAMNFFAGPAVDQVKWREIRNGSYGQTIVHREPIGVVGAIVAWNVPLFLAVNKLGPALLAGCTVVLKPAAETPLTTNALADIFAEAGLPEGVLSVVPGGIETGQALTSNPDVDLFTFTGSSGVGKEIGRRAAEMLKPCTLELGGKSAAILLEDVDLASAIPMLVFSGIMNTGQACVGQTRILAPRSRYDEIVNAVSEFVQALPVGPPSDPAAQVGSLISEKQRARVEGYIAKGIEEGARLVCGGGRPEGLDNGFFVQPTVFADVDNKMTIAQEEIFGPVLSIIPFDTEEDAIKIANDSAYGLAGSVWTTDIPKGIAISEKIRTGTYAINWYAFDPCCPFGGYKNSGIGRENGPEGVEHFTQQKSVLMPMGYSVES; encoded by the coding sequence ATGGGCGACATCAAGACCGAATACGACAAGCTTTTCATCGGCGGCAAGTGGACGGAGCCGTCGACCTCTGAGGTGATCGAGGTGCGCTGTCCGGCCACCGGCGAGTACTTCGGCAAGGCACCGCTGGCCGCGGCGGCGGACGTCGACGCCGCGGTCGCCGCGGCCCGCGCCGCGTTCGACAACGGCCCCTGGCCCACGACGCCGCCGAAGGAACGCGCGGCCGTCATCGCCAACGCGGTCAAGCTGATGGAGGAGCGCAAGGAGCTGCTGAGCGCGCTGCTCGCCGGCGAGACCGGCCAGCCGCCGACCACCATCGAGACGATGCACTGGATGGGCTCGATGGGTGCGATGAACTTCTTCGCCGGCCCGGCCGTCGACCAGGTCAAGTGGCGCGAGATTCGCAACGGCTCCTACGGCCAGACCATCGTGCACCGCGAGCCGATCGGCGTGGTCGGCGCGATCGTCGCCTGGAACGTGCCGCTGTTTTTGGCGGTCAACAAGCTGGGCCCGGCGCTGCTGGCCGGCTGCACCGTGGTGCTCAAGCCCGCCGCCGAAACCCCGCTCACCACAAACGCTTTGGCGGACATCTTCGCCGAGGCCGGCCTGCCCGAGGGCGTGCTGTCGGTGGTGCCCGGCGGTATCGAGACCGGCCAGGCGCTGACCTCCAACCCGGACGTCGACCTGTTCACGTTCACCGGCAGCTCCGGCGTCGGCAAGGAGATCGGCCGTCGCGCCGCGGAAATGCTCAAGCCGTGCACGCTGGAGCTCGGCGGTAAGTCGGCGGCCATCCTCCTCGAGGACGTCGACCTGGCCTCGGCGATCCCGATGCTGGTGTTCTCCGGGATCATGAACACCGGGCAGGCCTGCGTGGGCCAGACCCGCATCCTGGCGCCCCGCTCGCGGTATGACGAAATCGTCAACGCGGTAAGCGAATTCGTGCAGGCCCTGCCTGTCGGACCGCCGTCGGACCCGGCCGCTCAGGTCGGCTCGCTGATCTCGGAGAAGCAGCGCGCCCGCGTCGAGGGCTACATCGCCAAGGGCATCGAGGAGGGCGCCCGGCTGGTGTGCGGTGGCGGCCGTCCCGAGGGCCTGGACAACGGATTCTTCGTCCAACCCACCGTTTTCGCCGACGTCGACAACAAGATGACGATCGCCCAGGAGGAGATCTTCGGGCCGGTGCTGAGCATCATCCCGTTCGACACCGAGGAGGACGCGATCAAGATCGCCAACGACTCGGCTTACGGGTTGGCCGGCAGCGTGTGGACCACCGACATCCCCAAGGGGATCGCGATCTCGGAGAAGATCCGCACCGGCACCTACGCCATCAACTGGTACGCGTTCGACCCGTGCTGCCCGTTCGGCGGCTACAAGAACTCCGGCATCGGCCGCGAGAACGGGCCGGAGGGCGTCGAGCACTTCACGCAGCAGAAGAGCGTGCTGATGCCGATGGGCTACTCCGTCGAGAGCTGA
- a CDS encoding TetR/AcrR family transcriptional regulator: MLASAAEVMRERGAAGVTIDAVLARSGAPRGSVYYHFPDGRNQILTEALRYSGDSITAMIDDAAGRGARVLLQEFVAFWERLLTDGGFTAGCPVVAAAIGCSDGDGPKLSTEAGAILGRWCTALTRAFVNDGFDHADAASLAVTSIAALEGAIVLSRSTRNAGPLHQVGEQLEFLIKAKEFVARNKIPGKQDAAQ, encoded by the coding sequence ATGCTGGCCAGCGCCGCCGAGGTGATGCGCGAACGCGGAGCGGCGGGCGTCACCATCGACGCGGTGCTCGCCCGCAGCGGCGCCCCACGCGGCTCGGTGTACTACCACTTTCCCGACGGACGCAATCAGATCCTGACAGAAGCGTTGCGCTACTCGGGCGACTCCATCACCGCCATGATCGATGACGCCGCCGGGCGGGGCGCCCGGGTGCTGTTGCAGGAGTTCGTCGCATTCTGGGAGCGGTTGCTCACCGACGGCGGATTCACCGCCGGCTGTCCGGTCGTGGCGGCGGCGATCGGCTGTTCGGACGGCGACGGCCCCAAACTGTCCACCGAGGCCGGCGCCATCCTGGGCCGCTGGTGCACCGCGCTCACCCGGGCTTTCGTCAACGACGGCTTCGACCACGCCGACGCCGCGTCGCTGGCCGTCACGTCGATCGCCGCGCTGGAGGGCGCCATCGTGCTCTCCCGCTCCACCCGCAACGCGGGCCCGCTACACCAGGTGGGCGAACAGCTCGAATTCCTGATCAAGGCAAAGGAATTCGTGGCCCGCAACAAGATCCCGGGAAAGCAGGACGCCGCGCAGTGA
- a CDS encoding class I adenylate-forming enzyme family protein, which yields MSISLLLEMAASGDAERTAVVSGDLRLTTQQLSDLADGGAGVITGSNAKHVAYVGTGGAMLPVLIFASARAGVAFTPINYRLSAEGIQALIERLPEPLVIVDGRYREMVGDVSDRVMVSDDFLAAARDAEPAAEFPDPDSVAIVLFTSGTTSQPKAVELSHNNLTSYVTGTVEFGAASDTDAALICVPPYHIAGVSAALSNLYAGRKMVYLPNFDAQEWVRLINTENVTTATVVPTMLDRIITVLENGDGPPIELPSLRNLAYGGSKVGLPLVRRALELLPNVGFVNAYGLTETSSTIAVLTPDDHRTAQAGSTADVTRRLGSVGQAVAGIELQIRDEAGNVLPPGETGELFVRGEQVSGRYTGIGSVLDENGWFPTKDIAMLDDEGYLFIGGRSDDTIIRGGENIAPAELEEVLVEHPHVRDVAVVGVEDPQWGQAIVAVVVPAAGVEPDPEELREFVRKSLRGSRTPDEVVFRDELPTTATGKVLRREIIQTLTPIARRTAQQ from the coding sequence ATGAGCATTTCGCTGCTGCTCGAGATGGCCGCGTCGGGCGACGCCGAGCGCACCGCGGTGGTGTCTGGAGACCTGCGGCTGACAACGCAACAGCTCAGCGATCTTGCCGACGGCGGCGCGGGCGTGATCACCGGGTCGAACGCCAAGCACGTCGCGTATGTGGGCACCGGCGGCGCGATGCTGCCGGTGCTGATCTTCGCCTCCGCGCGCGCCGGGGTGGCCTTCACGCCGATCAATTACCGGCTCTCCGCCGAGGGGATCCAGGCGTTGATCGAGCGGCTGCCCGAACCGTTGGTGATCGTCGACGGCCGCTACCGCGAGATGGTGGGCGATGTCTCGGACCGGGTGATGGTGTCCGACGACTTTCTGGCCGCTGCCCGCGACGCCGAGCCGGCTGCGGAGTTTCCCGACCCGGACTCCGTCGCGATCGTGCTGTTCACCTCGGGCACCACCTCGCAGCCCAAGGCCGTCGAACTCTCGCACAACAACCTGACCAGTTACGTCACCGGGACCGTCGAATTCGGGGCGGCCTCCGACACCGACGCCGCCCTGATCTGCGTGCCGCCGTACCACATCGCCGGGGTCAGCGCCGCGCTGTCGAACCTGTATGCCGGCCGCAAGATGGTGTACCTGCCGAATTTCGATGCGCAGGAATGGGTTCGGCTGATCAACACCGAGAACGTCACCACCGCCACGGTGGTGCCGACCATGCTGGACCGCATCATCACCGTGCTGGAGAACGGCGACGGGCCGCCCATCGAGCTGCCGTCGCTGCGCAACCTGGCCTACGGCGGCTCCAAGGTGGGGCTGCCGCTGGTCCGCCGCGCGCTCGAGCTGTTGCCCAACGTGGGCTTCGTCAACGCCTACGGCCTGACCGAGACCAGCTCGACGATCGCGGTGCTGACGCCCGACGACCATCGCACGGCGCAGGCGGGGTCGACCGCCGACGTCACCCGCCGGCTGGGATCGGTCGGGCAGGCGGTGGCCGGCATCGAGCTGCAGATCCGCGACGAGGCCGGCAACGTGCTGCCACCGGGTGAGACCGGCGAGCTGTTCGTGCGGGGCGAGCAGGTGTCGGGCCGCTACACCGGGATCGGTTCGGTGCTCGACGAAAATGGCTGGTTCCCCACCAAGGACATCGCCATGCTCGACGACGAGGGCTACCTGTTCATCGGCGGGCGCAGCGACGACACCATCATCCGCGGCGGCGAGAACATCGCGCCCGCCGAGCTGGAAGAGGTCCTGGTCGAACATCCCCACGTGCGTGACGTCGCCGTGGTCGGTGTCGAGGACCCCCAGTGGGGGCAGGCGATCGTCGCGGTCGTGGTGCCGGCGGCGGGCGTGGAGCCCGACCCCGAAGAATTGCGGGAGTTCGTCCGCAAGAGTTTGCGCGGTTCGCGCACCCCCGACGAGGTAGTCTTTCGCGACGAGCTGCCCACCACCGCTACCGGCAAGGTCTTGCGGCGGGAGATCATCCAGACCCTAACTCCGATTGCGCGTCGGACGGCCCAGCAGTAA
- a CDS encoding MIP/aquaporin family protein yields the protein MARKFDWRNVIPYWIAQLLGAFSAAAAVYAVYGSAIDNYNTANHLSRPESQDTYSIFATFPAQYFHGGYLGPLVDQLVGTAILVALIAALIDHRNQAPAGNMAPLIIGFVVAVIGCSYGTNAGYALNPARDLGPRVFTYFMGWGKLAFSGDYGGTTQYWWIPIVGPLAGAVIGIFLYDFFIGHVLDARAIMLLTPEPGLAPLPTTDAASRVAGPVTAEDSADAESPAAEEDRAA from the coding sequence GTGGCGCGAAAGTTCGACTGGCGCAACGTCATTCCGTACTGGATCGCCCAGCTGCTCGGGGCGTTCAGCGCTGCTGCGGCGGTGTACGCCGTCTACGGCTCGGCCATCGACAACTACAACACGGCCAACCACCTGAGCAGGCCGGAGTCGCAGGACACCTACTCGATCTTCGCGACGTTCCCGGCCCAGTACTTCCACGGTGGCTACCTGGGACCGCTGGTGGACCAGCTGGTCGGCACCGCCATCCTGGTGGCATTGATCGCCGCGCTGATCGACCACCGCAACCAGGCACCGGCGGGCAACATGGCGCCGCTGATCATCGGCTTCGTCGTCGCGGTGATCGGATGCTCGTACGGCACCAACGCCGGCTACGCACTCAACCCCGCCCGCGACCTGGGTCCGCGCGTATTCACCTACTTCATGGGCTGGGGGAAGCTGGCCTTCTCCGGTGATTACGGCGGGACCACGCAGTATTGGTGGATCCCGATCGTCGGCCCGCTGGCCGGCGCCGTGATCGGCATCTTCCTCTACGACTTCTTCATCGGCCACGTGCTGGATGCGCGCGCGATCATGCTGCTGACCCCGGAGCCGGGCCTGGCCCCGCTGCCGACCACCGATGCCGCGTCAAGGGTGGCCGGCCCCGTCACCGCCGAGGACAGCGCGGACGCGGAAAGCCCAGCGGCAGAAGAGGATCGGGCCGCCTAG
- a CDS encoding crotonase/enoyl-CoA hydratase family protein, producing the protein MRHVSTGNDEANEPEVLVEQRDRILIITINRPKAKNAVNSAVANGLAAAVDRLDNETGLSVGILTGAGGSFCAGMDLKAFARGELPIVEGRGMGFTERPPVKPLIAAVEGYALAGGTELALATDLIVASKDSAFGIPEVKRGLVAGGGGLLRLPQRIPSAIAMELALTGENLSAERAHALGMVNVLADPGGALDAAIELAEKIAANGPLAVAATKRIIVESRGWSPEEMFAEQNKLLTPVFSSNDAKEGAIAFAEKRPPKWTGT; encoded by the coding sequence GTGCGGCACGTGAGCACTGGGAACGACGAAGCCAACGAACCCGAAGTTCTGGTCGAACAACGGGATCGAATCCTCATCATCACGATCAACCGGCCGAAGGCCAAGAACGCGGTGAACTCCGCGGTGGCCAACGGCCTGGCCGCCGCCGTTGATCGGCTCGACAATGAGACCGGCCTCTCGGTGGGCATCCTCACCGGGGCGGGCGGCTCGTTCTGCGCGGGCATGGATCTCAAGGCCTTCGCCCGCGGCGAGCTTCCCATCGTCGAGGGCCGCGGCATGGGCTTCACCGAACGTCCGCCGGTCAAGCCGCTGATCGCGGCGGTCGAGGGTTACGCGCTGGCCGGTGGCACCGAGCTGGCGCTGGCCACCGACCTGATCGTGGCTTCGAAGGACTCGGCATTCGGCATTCCGGAGGTCAAGCGTGGCCTGGTCGCCGGCGGCGGCGGGCTGCTGCGGCTACCGCAGCGCATCCCGTCCGCGATCGCCATGGAACTGGCACTGACCGGTGAAAACCTGAGCGCCGAGCGGGCGCACGCGCTGGGCATGGTCAACGTGCTGGCCGACCCGGGCGGCGCGCTGGACGCCGCGATCGAACTGGCCGAAAAGATCGCGGCGAACGGGCCGCTCGCGGTGGCCGCCACCAAGCGGATCATCGTGGAGTCCCGCGGCTGGAGCCCCGAGGAGATGTTCGCCGAGCAGAACAAGCTGCTGACTCCGGTGTTCTCCTCCAACGACGCCAAGGAGGGCGCCATCGCCTTCGCGGAGAAGCGCCCACCCAAGTGGACGGGCACCTGA